The proteins below are encoded in one region of Phaeodactylum tricornutum CCAP 1055/1 chromosome 3, complete sequence:
- a CDS encoding predicted protein, whose product MGNYPAQIVWKPDRNKRHPVLSTSDRQYRALLRDLSTSNVELATRVDVDTSKGETVREEKIPKTVKDALRVFFFDAQHLGPPCVVASLFSIVAWRVNLSTPIGILDGFCFVAAIVFWWFQEHVMHDKLLHSKIDWYGRKVHEAHHKKPYFHISIDPAPLILGWLLCAHLTLSFLLPKPLALSATLGYAGAGLFYEWSHFIVHTKVRFRPGFWKHMKSHHIRHHCIDSRYWLGFSVPAIDDLFGTNPTVQQIRKQTLDQDGDQTRL is encoded by the exons ATGGGAAATTATCCGGCTCAGATTGTATGGAAGCCTGATAGAAATAAGCGTCATCCCGTTCTCTCCACGTCCGATCGACAATACCGAGCGCTACTGCGCGATTTGTCGACTTCCAACGTGGAGTTAGCGACAAGGGTGGATGTTGATACGTCAAAAGGAGAAACAGTCCGAGAAGAAAAGATACCGAAGACGGTGAAAGACGCTCTACGGGTCTTCTTTTTTGATGCCCAACACCTAGGCCCCCCGTGTGTTGTGGCATCGCTTTTCTCAATAGTAGCCTGGCGCGTCAATTTGAGCACTCCCATTGGAATTTTGGACGGATTTTGTTTTGTCGCGGCCATTGTTTTCTGGTGGTTTCAAGAGCATGTCATGCACGACAAGTTATTGCATTCTAAAATTGACTGGTACGGAAGAAAAGTACACGAAGCTCATCACAAGAAGCCTTATTTCCATATCTCCATTGATCCTG CCCCGCTGATACTGGGTTGGTTGTTGTGTGCCCATTTAACTCTAAGTTTCCTGTTGCCAAAGCCTTTGGCGCTATCAGCGACTTTGGGCTACGCTGGCGCGGGTCTCTTTTACGAATGGTCTCATTTCATAGTCCACACCAAAGTCCGTTTTCGACCAGGCTTTTGGAAACATATGAAGAGCCACCATATCCGGCATCATTGCATCGACAGTCGGTACTGGCTGGGTTTCAGCGTCCCGGCGATCGACGATCTTTTCGGAACTAATCCGACGGTCCAGCAAATTCGGAAACAAACTCTCGATCAGGATGGCGATCAGACTAGACTCTGA
- a CDS encoding predicted protein, whose amino-acid sequence MKIDTKKCKLLEGAPSTYVRENPFFDYRDNDPEPSENKGRQTRFELTSVVSPVKRSRRVECLDSTEPVTETRSICMDDLMGRLAHLSLQSVTGSTTSTNIAIERQQAAGISPLYEFNEQNSLGCISLTIPSSKIEHKMVKVRRSARIANAARS is encoded by the coding sequence ATGAAGATCGACACGAAGAAATGCAAGTTGCTGGAAGGAGCTCCTTCAACGTACGTTCGCGAGAATCCGTTCTTCGACTACCGCGACAACGACCCAGAGCCGTCGGAAAATAAAGGTCGTCAAACACGCTTCGAGCTCACCAGTGTTGTATCTCCCGTCAAACGAAGTCGTCGAGTCGAGTGCCTGGATTCCACGGAGCCTGTTACGGAGACTCGCAGTATTTGTATGGATGACCTCATGGGTCGCCTGGCCCACCTGTCGCTCCAATCCGTTACTGGGTCGACCACGTCCACCAACATCGCAATCGAGCGCCAGCAAGCGGCGGGAATCTCCCCCTTATACGAATTTAATGAACAAAATTCGCTGGGCTGCATTTCTTTGACCATTCCAAGTTCCAAAATCGAGCACAAGATGGTCAAGGTTCGTCGATCCGCGCGCATCGCGAACGCCGCCCGTTCGTAG
- a CDS encoding predicted protein, protein MDPHVDKSKRYVSPKDFDLLKVIGMGAFGKVLQVRNRQTSQVLAMKIISKRLLRRKQGYVENVQAERNILTKVRHPFVVTMHCSFQTKEKLFIIMDFLAGGELFLRLGREGIFLEKTAEFYLAEIILALDHLHVLGILHRDLKPENILLGSDGHVCLTDFGLAKDFGTEGFDEESSRALTVCGTQEYMAPEMVARQGYSRAADYWSLGCIAYEMMSGLPPFQRKRNEGSKDLFRKIMSEKVKMPVGSSSAACKLLKGLLNRNVQARLGAAKSSMFEVGGVAGLKKADFFQSIEWNKLERKEVEPPQTLAVKNDQDLKHFHDEFTQMSL, encoded by the coding sequence ATGGATCCCCACGTGGACAAATCGAAACGCTACGTTTCTCCCAAagactttgatttgctcAAGGTCATCGGCATGGGTgcctttggcaaagttttgCAGGTCCGCAACCGTCAAACCAGCCAGGTATTGGCCATGAAGATTATTTCCAAACGTTTGTTACGACGTAAACAAGGTTACGTGGAAAACGTGCAGGCTGAACGCAATATTTTGACCAAAGTGCGGCATCCCTTTGTTGTCACGATGCACTGTAGCTTCCAAACCAAAGAAAAGCTCTTTATCATTATGGATTTTTTGGCCGGCGGGGAACTCTTTTTGCGGCTGGGAAGGGAAGGgatctttttggaaaaaactGCCGAATTCTATCTTGCAGAAATTATTCTCGCGCTTGACCACTTGCACGTTCTCGGGATACTCCACCGTGATCTCAAACCGGAGAACATTCTCCTCGGATCGGACGGACACGTatgcttgaccgattttggaCTAGCGAAAGATTTCGGGACGGAAGGctttgatgaagaaagcTCCCGTGCCTTGACAGTTTGTGGAACGCAAGAGTACATGGCGCCAGAAATGGTCGCCCGGCAAGGCTATAGTCGGGCTGCCGACTACTGGAGTTTGGGGTGCATTGCGTACGAAATGATGTCGGGCTTGCCTCCCTTTCAGCGCAAACGCAATGAGGGCTCCAAAGATTTGTTTCGCAAGATCATGtcggaaaaggtgaaaatgCCAGTCGGCTCATCCTCGGCGGCTTGTAAGTTGCTCAAAGGACTGCTGAATCGGAACGTGCAAGCCCGACTCGGTGCTGCAAAAAGTAGCATGTTTGAAGTTGGAGGCGTCGCGGGGCTTAAAAAGGCAGACTTTTTCCAATCCATCGAGTGGAACAAATTGGAGCGCAAGGAAGTCGAACCGCCGCAAACTCTGGCGGTGAAGAATGACCAAGATTTGAAGCACTTTCACGACGAGTTTACACAAATGTCGTTG